In Nitrospirota bacterium, the sequence ATATGCGCGTTTTCATGGGCCACCACATCGGCCACGCGCTCCAGCTCGCTATGCGTGGCACTCTGTCGATCGACCAGTAAGGCGGTTTCGCGGTAAGTAATCGCGCCCAGGTTTTCCATGGCACCTGAAGCAAAGTCAGGAATGGCGAGCAGATCGAGCTTGTCGCCGGGGTATGGGATCCCGTAGTAGCTTTCAAAGAAGGAGAGTGATGCCCCCGCTATGTCTTGGCCAAATCGCGCAAGATGTCTTTTCCCAGGAACGGCCCAGAGGCGAAGCGGGGTCTGGCCGACCATGGTCGGTTCGGTCGGCTCAATCTTCCCTACGATGAAGGCAACCAGGTACGTCGACATTTTCATGGTGTCGGCAAACCGCACCACCTTCTTCCCGCCCTCACGCGTTTCAGATGTCATGGTGCTGTTGGAAACAGCGGTCAAGGTTGGATCGATGACCAACGTGGTCGCAAAGACGGCTTTGAAATCCGGTTCATCCCAACAGGGAAAAGCTCGGCGGGCATCAGTGGCCTCGAACTGTGTCGCTGCCATATTATGTGTCGCCCCATTCTCGTCTTTGTAGGTGCTGCGATAGAAGCCACGGAGCTTGTCGTTGAGGGTGCCTGAGAACTGAATGGTCAATCTCCAGTTGCCTGGCGACAAAGGCTCGGCAAACGTGAGATGGCAGCGTTGGAGGGCTGCATCCAATGTAATCGTCGCCTCTCTGGACGGACCTGACTCTCCGTCTATCTTCGCCGAAGCGATGTCCAGCTCAATGGCATTGAGGACGATGTCAGCGGTCGGCTGATGGACCGTAACGGTGATGGTTTCTTGACCAGCAAAACTCGCGGTCGCCAGGTCTGGCTCCAATCTCAAATCGTATCGAGTCGGGACCACATGCCTGGGAAGCCGGTATGGATCAAGCACACCTGGAGAAGAAACCTGGTTCATCGTTGTACCTTTCGGTCGTTCGGTCATCGTAGGAGCAAAGGGACGCTGGAGGCACGAGCTGAAAAATGGTGCGAGTGGAAGGGCCAGAATGAATCGAACATGTGCGGTGAGGCGCTGTAGGGTTTGCCGTCTGCTGAGCGGCTCGGTCATGCCCTCGTCGCAGGATATGTTTCGACTCCGTTGGCGGTGCCCACGATGAGCAGATCTGTTCGTCCCACAAAGAGTCCGGTCTCGACGACGCCTGGAATGAGGTTCAGAGCGATCTCCAGTTCTCGCGGATTGTCGATCCGTGGGAGATGGACATCCAGAATCACGTGGCCTGCTTCCGTATTGAAGGGCGCTCCGTCCCGTTCACGAAGTACCACCGGGCTCTTCGTCAGGGCTTCGATTTCTCTGGCCGTACTGCCCCAGCCGAAGGGGATGACCTCGACCGGAAGAGGGAATGATCCACCCAATACCGGCACTCGCTTGGTCTGATCCACCAACACGATGAACTGTTTGGCCGACGCCGCCACAATCTTTTCCTTCAGGAGCGCGCCGCCGCCGCCCTTGATGAGATTGAAGCCGGGGTCGACCTGGTCCGCCCCATCGATCGCCACATCGATCACCCAGGCATGATCGGCATCGATGAGCGTAATGCCCTGTTGCTTGGCGAGCGTGGCCGTTTCCTTGGACGTGGGCACTCCACGAAGTCTCATGCCCGCACGA encodes:
- the rpiA gene encoding ribose-5-phosphate isomerase RpiA codes for the protein MATDLDSLKRAAALAAVEYVRDGMVVGLGTGSTAKHMIVALGAKVRAGMRLRGVPTSKETATLAKQQGITLIDADHAWVIDVAIDGADQVDPGFNLIKGGGGALLKEKIVAASAKQFIVLVDQTKRVPVLGGSFPLPVEVIPFGWGSTAREIEALTKSPVVLRERDGAPFNTEAGHVILDVHLPRIDNPRELEIALNLIPGVVETGLFVGRTDLLIVGTANGVETYPATRA